From the genome of Spinacia oleracea cultivar Varoflay chromosome 2, BTI_SOV_V1, whole genome shotgun sequence, one region includes:
- the LOC130466984 gene encoding uncharacterized protein: MTGEYRQGVGDSNCIGSISPNHNFSYLPEGSMTFRDGWSDFIRGNNYRVGDKLYFQYIGNTTFRVDSSRDGQSLDNCVVGGNSTTSRGPRPRWLTNEEYSFSAQCYLKYSRLPNFAIKLGATYYQSGTLTIPREFARTYIRPGKSEVVLMNRHGPFYGAKFQFYDNICLLTDFSTITKWPCNDIQVGDVCAFEREDDWEGGVYAFRVKVFSPMEGDVSP; this comes from the exons ATGACGGGTGAATACAGACAGGGTGTGGGAGATTCAAATTGTATTGGATCAATATCCCCTAACCATAACTTCTCCTATCTACCGGAAGGGAGTATGACATTCCGGGATGGATGGAGTGATTTCATCAGGGGAAATAATTACAGAGTTGGGGATAAGCTGTATTTTCAATATATTGGAAACACAACATTCAGAGTAGATTCATCTAGGGACGGACAAAGCCTTGATAATTGTGTTGTCGGCGGAAATTCAACTACCTCAAGGGGTCCAAGACCTCGGTGGTTAACTAATGAGGAATACTCCTTCAGTGCGCAATGCTACTTGAAGTACTCAAGACTCCCTAACTTTGCCATTAAGTTAGGCGCAACTTATTATCAGTCCGGCACGCTG ACTATACCCAGGGAATTTGCGAGAACTTACATTAGACCGGGGAAGTCAGAAGTTGTCTTAATGAATCGTCATGGTCCCTTTTATGGTGCCAAGTTCCAATTTTACGATAACATTTGTTTGCTCACCGATTTTAGTACTATAACTAAGTGGCCTTGTAATGACATTCAAGTTGGAGACGTCTGTGCCTTTGAAAGGGAAGATGATTGGGAAGGAGGTGTGTATGCGTTTCGGGTCAAAGTGTTCTCCCCTATGGAGGGAGACGTTTCACCGTGA